The genome window CACCGTCGGCCCGGCCAGGGCGCCACGGTCGCCGTCGGAGAACAGCACCACGGGTGGCTCGGGGTCATCCGCCACCCGGGCCGGGTGGCCGGGCTCGCCCAGGAGGCTGACCCCTAGGTGGGCGTGGGCCCGCCACCGCTCCCCCACGTCGAGGTCGGCCGCAGCCCGGGCCCACCGGGCCGCCACCTCGCCGGCCCGGCCCCCGGAGGCGGCCGCCACCGCCGGCACCAGGTGGGCCCGACCGGAGGCCACCACGCGCCACGCCTCCTCCGGGGCCAGCGCCTCCCGCAGGGCCCGCAGCCGGGCCGGGCCCATCCCGGGCAGGCCGGCCAGGGCCACCCACCAGGCCCGGTCGGGCAGGGCCCCACCCACGGCCCGGGGACCGGCCCCGGCGCCGGCTCCGCCGGCGGTCACGCCACCGCCTCCAGGGCGCTGGAGACGTCGGCGCGCAACGTCATGGCCAGGGCCACCGGCTCGGCGCCCAGGGCCGAGTCGGGCGGCGCGCCGTCGAGGTCGGCGATGGTGCGGGCCACGCGGCGCACCCGGGCCAGGCCCCGGGCCGTGAGCCGGCCCTGCCTCAGGGCCGCCTCCAACATGCGGGTCGCCCCGCCGGCCAGGGGCGCGGCCTGGTCGAGCCGGTCGGCCGGGATCTCGGCGTTGGCCCGCACCCCCCGGCCGGCCGCCACCCGCCGGGCCGCCGCCACCCGCTCGGCCACCACCGCCGAGGGCTGGCCCCCGGCCGTGGCCAGCAGGGCCGCGGGCTCGGGCCGGTGCACCTCGACCCGCAGGTCGAAGCGGTCCAGCACCGGGCCGCTCAGGCGCCGGCGGTAGCGGGCCCGAGCCGCGTCGGAGCAGCGGCACGCCCCCGCCTCGGTGGCCTCGCCGCAGGGGCAGGGGTTGGTCGCCGCCACCAGGAGGAACCGGGCCGGCAGGGTGACCGCAGCCCGGGCCCGGGCCACCCGGACCACGCCCTCCTCCAGGGGCTGGCGCAGGGCGTCGACCACCGAGGGCCCGAACTCGCCCAGCTCGTCGAGGAACAGCACGCCCCCGGTGGCCAGGGAGAGCTCGCCGGGCCGGAGGGCGGCCGTCCCCCCGCCCACCAGCGAGACGGTGGTCGAGGAGTGGTGGGGGGCGCGGAACGGGGGCCGCACCACCACCCCCCCGCCCGGCACCGGCACCCCGGCGGCCGAGTGGATGCGGGTGACGGCCAGGGCCTCGGACGGGGCCAGGGGCGGGAGCAGCCCGGGCAGGCGGCGGGCCAGCATGGTCTTGCCCGCCCCCGGCGAGCCCACCAGCAGGAGGTGGTGCGCCCCGGCGGCGGCGATCTCCAGGGCCTGGCGGGCCGCCGGCTGGCCCCGCACGTCGGCCAGGTCGGGAGGCGGGGGCTCGGGCGGTGGCGGGGCCGGCGCGGGGGGATCGGGCCACGGCTCCTCGCCCCGCAGGGCCAGCACCAGCTCCGACAGGTGGGCCACGGCCCGCACCCGGTGCCGCCCCACCAGGCGGGCCTCGGCCGCGGAGGGTGCGGCCACGACCACGGTGGAGCCGGGGACGGCATCGACCAGGGCCACTGTGCCGGCCACCGGCCGCACCGCCCCGTCCAGGCCCAGCTCGCCGATGCAGGCCAGGTCGGCCACCGCCTCGGCGGGCACCTGGTCGGTGGCGGCCAGCACGGCCACGGCGATGGCCAGGTCGAGGCCGCTGCCGATCTTGCGCTCCGACGACGGGGCCAGGTTGACCGTCACCTTGCGGGTGGGCCACGTCAGCCCCGAGCACAGCACCGCGGCCCGGGCCCGGTCGCGGGCCTCGCGACACGACGCGTCGGGCAGGCCGACGACGGTGAAGCTGGGCAGGCCCTGGCCGACGTGGACCTCGACGGTGACGGGGCGGCCCTCGACCCCCAGGATGGTGGCGGACGGGACGGTGGCGAGCAACGGGGGCCCTCCGGTGCGGTCGGCGCGGCGGGAGGCCGCGGGCGGAGCAGGCGGAGGGCCGGGACGCCGGCCGACGAGCGAGGGCCGCACCGTACCCAGGGGCCGCGACAGCGACCCCCGGGCGATCAGCGGCCCTGGAAGTCCGGGGCCCGCTTCTCGAAGAAGGCGCCCATGGCCTCGGCCGTGTCGGCC of Acidimicrobiales bacterium contains these proteins:
- a CDS encoding YifB family Mg chelatase-like AAA ATPase; the protein is MLATVPSATILGVEGRPVTVEVHVGQGLPSFTVVGLPDASCREARDRARAAVLCSGLTWPTRKVTVNLAPSSERKIGSGLDLAIAVAVLAATDQVPAEAVADLACIGELGLDGAVRPVAGTVALVDAVPGSTVVVAAPSAAEARLVGRHRVRAVAHLSELVLALRGEEPWPDPPAPAPPPPEPPPPDLADVRGQPAARQALEIAAAGAHHLLLVGSPGAGKTMLARRLPGLLPPLAPSEALAVTRIHSAAGVPVPGGGVVVRPPFRAPHHSSTTVSLVGGGTAALRPGELSLATGGVLFLDELGEFGPSVVDALRQPLEEGVVRVARARAAVTLPARFLLVAATNPCPCGEATEAGACRCSDAARARYRRRLSGPVLDRFDLRVEVHRPEPAALLATAGGQPSAVVAERVAAARRVAAGRGVRANAEIPADRLDQAAPLAGGATRMLEAALRQGRLTARGLARVRRVARTIADLDGAPPDSALGAEPVALAMTLRADVSSALEAVA